A window of the Harmonia axyridis chromosome 5, icHarAxyr1.1, whole genome shotgun sequence genome harbors these coding sequences:
- the LOC123679836 gene encoding uncharacterized protein LOC123679836: protein MSTCPRKQLLDDLLQCFDLRVTSSDPTRVYINVNNLKSVSKIDYILTNAPSDSCNSRTFEGHLGDHKVIALDYINESTANAKTVHERGFVRNVSPRSLNNLALFMETVSFDNIFLSPDIDVCFRAFFEIVKYCIDLSCPMIHSRSPNEINKNWINDEIKKFSINLKNLNWLNKNLRSSESFGIYKQAKTNFRNLLTKTKCEFYQNAINSSTNKTKTVWNLVNRELCRRGASNNTIGLSIDGTSYTEPSAVANIFANYFSSIAQVSILNHFGNSVSQVCTTSALSMNTFFFYPVLREEIIQIVKTLKNKKSTGIDQVSVGILKAMVDVVAKPLADLINLSVNTDV from the exons atgtCAACTTGTCCACGTAAGCAACTTCTTGACGATTTACTACAATGTTTTGATTTGAGGGTTACTTCCTCAGATCCTACTAGAGTATACATCAATGTTAACAATCTAAAATCTGTATCCAAAATTGACTATATTCTGACGAATGCACCGTCAGACTCCTGCAATTCTAGAACTTTTGAGGGTCATTTAGGTGATCACAAAGTCATTGCCTTGGATTATATTAATGAATCAACTGCAAACGCAAAAACAGTTCATGAGCGAGGATTTGTCAGAAATGTATCACCTCGTTCATTAAATAATCTTGCTTTGTTTATGGAAACTGTATCctttgataatattttcttgAGTCCTGATATTGATGTGTGCTTCAGagctttttttgaaattgttaaatattGTATAGACTTAAGTTGTCCCATGATTCACTCTAGATccccaaatgaaataaataagaacTGGATAAATGATGAGATTAAGAAATTCagtataaatttgaaaaatttgaattggctcaacaaaaatttgagatcGAGTGAATCATTTGGAATTTACAAGCAAGCTAAGACTAATTTTAGGAATTTgttaacaaaaacaaaatgtgAATTTTATCAAAATGCCATTAATTCATCCACGAATAAAACTAAAACTGTTTGGAACTTGGTCAATAGGGAATTATGTAGGAGAGGTGCCTCAAATAATACTATAGGTCTGAGTATAGATGGAACATCCTATACTGAGCCTTCTGCTGTTGCTAatatatttgcaaattatttcaGTTCCATTGCGCAGGTCAGTATATTGAATCACTTTGGTAATTCTGTGTCCCAGGTTTGCACCACATCTGCCCTTTCGAtgaacacttttttcttttatccAGTCCTGAGAGAAGAGATAATTCAAATTGTGAAGActttaaaaaacaagaaaagtacAGGAATTGACCAGGTATCTGTTGGCATATTGAAGGCGATGGTTGATGTTGTTGCCAAACCTTTGGCTGATCTTATAAACTTATCTGTCAACACAG ATGTTTAA